The nucleotide sequence tgtaagactcttaattttttacgtactataggactcattaaccaaatttaatatacctaaattttgtaatttgatgtaaatacagttcattgctaataacccttgtggttgaagcaaattgtaaataaaaaaaaaaaaaaaaaaacgccttctttcatgttttttgcttagttttttcaatatatttttataaaaatagtaatttacgtaacaaattccgaaagtgatattttacgagacgAGTAGGAAGTTTTCACGGCGAGCCATAGGCGAGTACTGGAATCCTGCGAATCGTGTTACCTTTTATTATGTTGTTTTTGCTTAGTATATTacttactaagcaacaacatgtttgttcaattcattaatattttttgtattttgacaacgacatccgatttgggcgtcgaaacgttaataaaaacatttcaaaactagttaattgcaaaaatgcctcaagaaaatagcttcagaacaacatttactTACATTGATATTGTTAGGAATATTAACAGAAGTGGCAGTATCGAAATTAGTGTTAGACGTATCAGtacatttaaaaaatacttttaaaggTAAAACTGAGCGAAAACACACACGAATCTTGAATGACATGCGTTGTcataaaaaaatacaaagttgatgttattGTCAAAGCCGTTACCTAGCTACCTACCCAAAATCGTCCCGAAAGTAAAAAAAAGCGAAGCGCCtcgaaagtgaaaaaattagtccCGAAAGTAGGTACTTTCGGCACTAGTTGTGTAAAATggtactttcgatttaataaatcataccgaaagatttattttcgggacggctgcagaaaaaaatatttcttggtgttctctgtgacaaatTGTAAAACTAACTGTCGTCACTGGATGTTCATTTTTgcatagtaacgaagggcattTGACGTAATACTTGATGGTGGGAAGAAATTGATACTAATGCGaaagtttttcgaaaatttgatatctggcaatagacacgagagcccgcagggctcgagtggctgttgcccaatgacaacaaatttgagaaaaaatgaagcattattttcttatttattcttactgtcgtgtgatattcgtcagattattttttaatacttacatataaaattcaagtttttatataaaaacagtcagtgacattgattccaattaatgtgacacacattttttaACTTGTAAAAGTGAGCAAATTAACTTGTAACAGTTTAACAAATAtttagatgaagatattaataaaatattagttaatttatttataaatagaGTTTTATTCATGACATAATCTTACTCCTGTTtatctgcctcttattctgtttcagttgttgttgactatACAtagtctttccaccttttcggcggccttccaacgggtcttctgccatacggcttgttgtttttacagatgttcgctaatctatctggttccattcggtttacatgttcgttccagtttttctttcttgtttttatccacctgttaatattttgaattttgcatcgttctcgtatacttctgttgctttgtctgtctcttaatgatatgcccgctattgatcttaatactttcatttcaatattgttgatttgttgtttcgtctttcttgtatcggtccttgtctccgctgcatatgttaggataggtcttactgttgtcttgtatacttttattttgctttccgtggtcaggtatttgtttctccatatggtttctcggaggcaaccacttactcttgccgcttttgttgcttgtgttgtggtctctgttcttaaaTTCCTGTCACTGGTGATCTCTAcacctaggtaattgaatttcattacttgctctacaattttgccgtctatttctatcttgcatctacgcggctctttacttatcactatacatttagttttttctactgatattctcatattaagtttatttgctgtgatattgaaagtgtggagctgcctttgtaggtcatccttgTTATCAGCAATTaatactgcatcatcggcatagcatagtatcgtgattttatgcgctcccatgtggtatccatgttgttttcttacttcgtgaattatttaattcatcaccatattgaataacaatggactgagcgagtctccttggcggattcctcctttcagttctatgcgttctgtttctcctgttgacattataactctggtcttgttgttcttgttaatttcattaattaaccttattatctggtggtctatttgttcagcttgtaataaatttaagatatcatttcgcctGACCCTGTCaaaagaactttttaaatctacaaagcacatgtatgctggttttccatattcaatagacttttctactatttgcctgataataaaaattgcatctattgtgctgcggttctcccgaaagccttgttgttcatctgccatGTTCGATTTTTCCTCGTTTTATCTTATGGCGCTgcgacaaaaaatatataaaataaaattaataaagaagaTAAATCAGTAATAATTATAGTAAACATGGACTTTAGAGGCGTACCTCCCATGGAGATGTCAGGGAATGTCTCCGAAAATTGGAAATTCTGGAAACAGCGATTCACAACTTACCTCGTGGCAACTGAGATTTCAAAAAAGGCACAAGAGACTCAATGTGCCCTGTTGTTAACGTTAATAGGTGACGAAGGAATGAGAATTTATAATACATTCACATTCCTAgacgaagaaaaaaataaactagAAGTTTTACTTACAAAATATGATAACCACTTTACACCAAAGAAAAATTTAACCTATGAAAGACATCAACTATTAACCAGTAAGCAAACAGAGTTTGAAAGTATTGAGCAATTTAGTGTAAGAGTGAAAAATATATCATTAAACTGTGAACTAGATCAACTAAGGGAGAGCCTAGTTAAAGATATTTTAATTTGTGGTATAAAATCTAACGAAATTAGAGAAAAACTCCAAGATGATTTAAAAACATTAGAAGAAGTTATAAAGAAAGCAGTTATCATAGAAAAGACTAAAAAACGTAATATGGCTATATCCAGTTACATGGAGGCAGGTACGAGTGACTTAAATGTAGATAAAGTAAACAAAAAACCCTCAAGAGATGTAAGGGGAGAATTCAGACAGAAATTGGTGACCCAACATCAAAGCAACAATAACCGAGAATGTAAGAAATGTTCATATAAACATGATTTTAGAAAATGCCCGGCTTATGGTAAAGTGTGTGCAAGATGTGGAGGTTACAAGCATTTTTCATCAGCCTGCTACAATAAGAAGAACAACAGAGATAGAAGAAGTGTTTATGCTGTGGGTGATAACAGTGAAAGTGAAGTGAAAACGGTTTATGTGGAAGCAATTGATATGATTTCAAAGAATGGAGAAATTACATGGGCTCAGGAATTAAATGTAGAAGGTaacattataaattttaaattagactCAGGCTCCATGGCTAATGTTAtacctgtaaatattttaaataaaataggttttgatttaaatagaataaaaaatactGAAGTCACTTTAAGTTcatattcaaaaaatttactACCTATAGTTGGAGAATGTTGGTTGAATTGCAGCTATAAAAATAGACAGAAATCTATTTTATTTCATGTTACCGATTTAAATACATGTCCAATATTGGGTTTAAAAGACTGCATAGAATTTGATTTAATCAGTAGAGTTGATATGGTAAATATAGACCTAACAAATAGTGTGAATAAATTATTGACAAATTATAACTCACTGTTTAAAGGCATAGGTTGTCTAGAAGAAcctagatagatagatagatagaattttattgtttataaaaacttTACAGTTTCATAACAAGAAATTTAGTTCGCTACATGTACATAAATAACTTAGATATAAATAGcattaaaaaagtataaaaatgcaAGTAAGTTCTAGAATACAACCTTATAAATATATAGACATAcctatattacatattatataaacaTACACACCTATACCCACCTACCCGCATacacatacatatacataattacatatctAGTAAGAACAAGATAAATATATAATGAGAT is from Diabrotica virgifera virgifera chromosome 9, PGI_DIABVI_V3a and encodes:
- the LOC126891327 gene encoding uncharacterized protein LOC126891327, translated to MDFRGVPPMEMSGNVSENWKFWKQRFTTYLVATEISKKAQETQCALLLTLIGDEGMRIYNTFTFLDEEKNKLEVLLTKYDNHFTPKKNLTYERHQLLTSKQTEFESIEQFSVRVKNISLNCELDQLRESLVKDILICGIKSNEIREKLQDDLKTLEEVIKKAVIIEKTKKRNMAISSYMEAGTSDLNVDKVNKKPSRDVRGEFRQKLVTQHQSNNNRECKKCSYKHDFRKCPAYGKVCARCGGYKHFSSACYNKKNNRDRRSVYAVGDNSESEVKTVYVEAIDMISKNGEITWAQELNDIRTEGDAEFPAHVYCILYITALDQSYMLVLEK